The following is a genomic window from Paenibacillus thiaminolyticus.
AATTTCGTGATGTTCCAGCCCAGTATCATTGATTTCCGGCTCGTCTCGGGCAATGCGGTGTTCATGTATGTCTTCGTCATTCCCATGTTGACGATGCGGCTGCTGGCGGACGAGTTCCACCAAGGCACGGATGAGCTGCTGTTGACCTCACCGGCCCGGCTGAGCCACATCGTGATCGGCAAATATGCGGCGGCGCTTGTCGTGATGGTGCTGCTGGTTGGTCTCAGTCTGCTGTACCCGCTTATCATGTCGTTCTTCGGCCCGCTGGATTGGCCGGTTCTGCTTACTTCGGTACTCGGGATGCTGCTGTTAAGCGCAACGATGGCCGCCGTCGGCTTGTTCGCGTCCAGTCTGTCGCAGCACCAGATGGTGGCGGCAATCGCGGGCGTGGTCATGCTGCTTGCCTTCTGGCTGCTCGATATGCCCGCATCCACCTCTCCGGAATGGGGAAGCTGGATTGCGCCATTTGCCATGAATCTTCGTCTGGAGTCATTTATGAAGGGTGTGATTAGCGGGGCGGACGTACTCTTTTTTGTAACGCTTTCCGCCGTGTTTATCGTGCTGAGTATTCAAGTGCTGGACAGAAAGCGGTGGAGGTAACATGAAGATGAAAACATGGCTGCGTCGTGGCAATGCGGCAATGATCTCGGCCGCAGTAGTAGGTATTTTCGTGCTGATGACTTATATATTTCAATCCTTCTCGGGATGGCAGTGGGACGTGACGAAGAATAAATCCTTTACGTTGTCGGAGCAGACGTTATCGGCGCTCGCTTCCATCGAGAATCCGATCGCCATTAAGCTGTTCACGACCCCGAACGATGATGAGGTGCTTGTTCGCGAGGTCGCCGACATGGCGGAGGAATATGCGAAGCGCAACCGGAATATTTCATTCAAGCGGTATGATCTGCTGAAGGAGCCTTCGCTTGCGGAGCAGTACAAGCTGACGGCAAGTTCGATTGTATTCGAACAGGGAACCCAGCGGAAAACGGTTGGCTTATTTGAAATGTTCCAAGCCGGGGATGGATATTCGTATCAGTTCAGCGGCGAGGAAAAAATGACACAGGCGCTGCGAAGCCTGGCTTCAGACAAAAAGTCAAAGGCTTACGTTCTTAGCGGTCATCAGGAATTGCCGCTGGCGCAAATGAATGTGCTCCGGACAAGCTTGGAGGAGGACAATGTGGAGCTCGAGGATCTGAACCTGCTGCAGAAGGGCAGCATTCCAGAGGATGCCAATCTCATTATGATAATTGGGATCAAGCAGGATTTGAGCGACAAGGAAGCAGAACTGCTGCAGAAGTATGTGGAGGGCAATGGAAAGCTGTACATTGCGCTCGGGTTCAATGAAAAGATGGCCACGGAGTGGACGAATATCGATGGTCTGCTCAAGTCGCTCGGCGTCGAAAGCACGAACTCGGTCGCCGTCGAGCCATCGGAAGGATTGCTGTATGATCCGTTCACGATTATGCCGGATTATAACGAGCATCAGATGACAGAGAAGCTTATCCAATACCGGATGATGATGACCTTGTCGTTAAGCATTCCGCTGAAGCTTAGCGAGAACGATACGTATGAAGTGCAAGAAATATTGCATACGACGGAACAAGCGTACGGAGAGACGGATATTCCGCGCCTGGTTCAAGAAGGCAGCGAACAGGATGATAAGGATATTGCAGGTCCATTGACACTCGGATCGGTCGTCGAGTCGAAGGACGGGCAACCGAAAGCTGTCATAATCGGCGGCTCCAGCTATATGGCGGATGCTTATATTTATACGCAAGGCAATCGCGACTTCGCGTTGAACAGCATCCACTGGCTGGGGGAGAATCAGGATCAGGTAACGATCCGGCCGCGCGAGAAGGATGCCTACCAGCTTGCGTATTTAAGCCCGGTTCAAGGAAAAACGATTTTGTGGGTGACCGTCATCGGATTTCCGGCCGTGCTGCTTCTCATTGGAGCGGGACTATGGTGGAGAAGGAGATATGCGTCATGAAGAAGCTGATGCCGGCCGCACTGCTGCTTATTGTCTTCGGCATTCTGTACTGGTATGCATCGGCGAATCATTTTTTCATCGATATAGACAAGGAAGCGGAAGCCGTGCCTGTCCTCGTGAAGGCGGCGGCCGAACAAGTAGATGCCATTGAATTGGAGACCGAAGGGAAGCAGTTGAAGCTAATAAAAGTGAAGGAAGAATGGAAGGTGGAGGGGAACGAGGATTATCCGGTAAGCTCTTATGCGGTATCCGATTGGATCACGACGTTCACCGGCGTTGCGGGACAATCCGTTGTGGAAGAGGAAGCGGCGGATATGGCCAAGTACGGCCTTGATCATCCCGTTGCGGTGTACTCCATTCAAGAAGGAGGGAACGTCCGCCAGATTGAGGTCGGAGAGAATACCCCGGTTCCCGGAACGGTCTACGCCCGGGCAGATGGCGGGAAGACAGTCTATCAAGTGTCTGAATCCGACTTGTCGGGCCTGAAGCGCTCTGCCTTTGACTTTGCCCGGAAGGAACCGTTGACGTTCACGCTGGAGGAAGTTCGGGAATTCAAGTGGTCATGGGAAGGACAAACTTATGATCTGAAAAAGGAGCCAACAGCGGAAAATTCGGGCGATGAAACAGAGAATTGGAGCCTGAACGGCAACAAAGTGACGCAAGAAAAAGCGGTCTCGCTTATCAATGCTTTCCGCTTCCTGATGATTGATCGCGAGCCAGAACGGGCACAGGCTATATCCGGATCCGGTGCGAAGGAGGATTGGCCGCTGACGATTACGCTGCAGCCAGAGACAATTGACCAGGTACAGCAGGAAGAGACAGCGGTGACGAAGCGATATGGCGGCTACATGAAAGAGGGGCATATGTGGATAACGCCGGAAGGCGGCGCATGGGCTTATCCGGTTGATGAGTCATCCTTCAATGAAGCGATTCAGACGTGGCAGGATGACGGCACACAGGATGAATGACAATCCAATCCAAAGTAAAATCAGACACGGCTGCCGTTCACGGGCAGCCATGTCTTCTTATTGAACTTATTGCACTTCAGGCCAGCGGAGCAGAAGCGCCGCTTGGGAGAAGCCGCCTCCGAACCCGTACAGCAATGTCGTATCGCCAGGCTTCAGCTTCCCTGCGGCCAGGGCGAGGGAGATGGCTAGCGGAATGCTTGCCGCTGATGTATTGCCATAATAGGTGACGCTCGTTAAGGTCCGTTCCATGGGAATGCCGCTTCGCTCACTAATCGCTTCGATCATTCGGAGGTTGGCGCTGTGCGGAACGAACCAGTCCACCGCATCCGCTTGCAGTTGAAGCTGGGACAGGATCTTTCCGACGCCGATAGGGATTTGCTGCAGCGCCCATTTATATAGTACGCGGCCGTTCTGCACCAATTTCCCATCCTCTCTAAGTTCTACATCTCCAATGCGGTCGGCGGTGGCGCGACGGTACAAGACCGCTTCCGTATCCCCCGTCGTAGCCGACAAGGAGGCCATAAAGCTGTCTCTTCGATCATCCGCCTCGAGCAGCATCGCTCCAGCGCCATCGCCGAACAATATGCAGGTGCTGCGATCGGTGTAGTCTACGGTCTGGCTCAGCACTTCCGTTCCGATCACGAGGACGCGCTGATGCAGGCCTGCCTCAATTAAGCCAATCCCTACCTGAAGTCCGCTAACGAAGCCTGCGCAGGCATTGGAAATATCGAGAGCCAATGCATGATGCATCCCGAGCCGAGCCTGGACAAGAGCCGCCGTATTCGGGAAAAAAGCATCCGGAGTGGATGTGGCAACCAATACCGCATCCACCTGCCGCAAGTCAATTCCGTGGCGCTCCGCCAAGTCATTGGCCGCCTTCACCGCCAGATCGGAGGCGTAGACGCCCGGATCCGCGATCCGGCGTTCCTTCATTCCAGTACGCGTAACGATCCATTCATCATTCGTGTCCACCATCGCGGCCAGTTCGTTATTGGTCAATCGACGCTCGGGGACAAATGAGCCAAAAGCGGTAATGCGGGCTTTCGTATGCAAACGTGTTATTGGCATAGGTTTCCCTCCGGTATGCTGATATTAGTACCTGGTACTAAATAATAATGCTCCGATGCCGCCTTGTCAACGAAATTTGCAGCCGCTAAGGAAGAGATCTTGTCTGTCTGCGGAAATTTGCATAGTACAGAAAGGAGTGGCAAGGGCGGTAAAACCTATCGGCATAACATCCCGGCCTCGGCGCATGCTAAGTGTGGTGATAATCCACTTGAAATCATCTACACAAGGAGGAAAAGCGATGCGTAAAAAGATGGTTCTGCTCACATTGGCAGCGGCAATGGTCATGTCCATGGGGTTGACGGGCTGCGTGACGACCAAAGACAATGTCACGACGAGAAGCACCAAAAATAACATGCGTACCCGCACAACCCATGACGGAATCTACCCTCTTGGCATGAATCCGAATTTGGACACCAACGCGAACAAATATCACGGTACCCGCTACGGAACCCGAGGTTATGGAGTAGACGGAGTTCGCGGCTATGGAGTAGACGGTACCCGTACTCGAGGCTACGGCGTAGACGGCATCGGTACTCGCGGCTATGGCGTTGACGGCATGGGCACTCGCGGCTACGGCGTAGACGGTATCCGAGGCTTGGGCCGTGGCTTGGGCATGGACGGAATAGGCACCCGTGGCTACGGATTAGACGGAATGCGCGGCTACGGCGCAGATGGAGTCGGCACCCGAGGCTATGGTGTTGACGGATCTACCCATGGTTATGGCACCCATGGCTATGGTACGCATGGTTATGGTACGCATAACTATGGCATAACCGGCTATGGAGTTGACAGCAGCCGTCTGCACGGCTACGGCACCGGTACTCATTCCATGACCAACATGCACATGAACAAGAAGATCGCTGATAAAATTGCCCGCATGAAGGGAGTCAAATCGGCGAACGTTATGTTGACCAACAATAATGCGTATGTGGCTGTGTCGACTGACGGCCATATGAAGACAAAAGGAACTGCAAAGGGAACTCATCACCTGAAGACAACAGGAACTCATCACCTGAAAACAAAGGCTACCCATCACCGTGGAACAGGCGCTAAAAGCCTGAGCAGCAAGGGCGGAACCGGAAATCTGAATGCGCGTTCCAAGACCCATGCACATAATATTGGCACAACCGGTGATGTGTCAGAGGACTTGAAAAAGCGCATTGCCGAGATTGTTAAAAAAGACGCGCCGCAATGCAATCAAGTATACGTGTCAGCCAACCCTGATTTCGTCCAACAGATGAATCAATTCATGAAGAGTTCGGCAGCCGGCCATCCGTTAACCGGATTTTCGAGCCAATTTCAAGACATGGTTCATCGTATTTTCCCAACTCAAGAAGCCGGAAAAACAACTCAGATGAACGTCAGCCATCCGAAGCGAATGCACAAAATGGCTCCTGGGGTAAGATAACAAACGGAAAGGTACCGCGTTCTGCGCTCTTGGCAGACAGGCGCGGTCCTTTTCGCTACATACGGTTTATCGTGCAGCATTCTGCCCGAATTTATGCAATAGTGACGGGGAACGCAGAGGATAGGCCCATTTTTGAGAAGCACCGCACCAAGTGATAACGCCCTTCATACTATAACTTTGACTGTATCCCTTAACCTTGTTAAATAACAAAAATCCGGGCAAGGAGGGGTGACACTTGAAGGGTAGCGATCACAAAAGCAAGTTCCTGTTGACGAACCGTGAACGCGAAGTCTTTGAATTGCTTGTTCAAGACAAAACGACCCGCGACATCGCGCAACTGCTGTTCATTAGCGAGAAGACAGTCCGAAACCACATCTCCAACGTGATGCAAAAATTAAATGTGAAAGGTCGGTCGCAAGCGGTTGTCGAACTGATCAAGCTTGGGGAGTTAAAAATCTGATGATAAGCCCATCG
Proteins encoded in this region:
- a CDS encoding DUF4340 domain-containing protein, with translation MKKLMPAALLLIVFGILYWYASANHFFIDIDKEAEAVPVLVKAAAEQVDAIELETEGKQLKLIKVKEEWKVEGNEDYPVSSYAVSDWITTFTGVAGQSVVEEEAADMAKYGLDHPVAVYSIQEGGNVRQIEVGENTPVPGTVYARADGGKTVYQVSESDLSGLKRSAFDFARKEPLTFTLEEVREFKWSWEGQTYDLKKEPTAENSGDETENWSLNGNKVTQEKAVSLINAFRFLMIDREPERAQAISGSGAKEDWPLTITLQPETIDQVQQEETAVTKRYGGYMKEGHMWITPEGGAWAYPVDESSFNEAIQTWQDDGTQDE
- a CDS encoding YhcN/YlaJ family sporulation lipoprotein, which produces MRKKMVLLTLAAAMVMSMGLTGCVTTKDNVTTRSTKNNMRTRTTHDGIYPLGMNPNLDTNANKYHGTRYGTRGYGVDGVRGYGVDGTRTRGYGVDGIGTRGYGVDGMGTRGYGVDGIRGLGRGLGMDGIGTRGYGLDGMRGYGADGVGTRGYGVDGSTHGYGTHGYGTHGYGTHNYGITGYGVDSSRLHGYGTGTHSMTNMHMNKKIADKIARMKGVKSANVMLTNNNAYVAVSTDGHMKTKGTAKGTHHLKTTGTHHLKTKATHHRGTGAKSLSSKGGTGNLNARSKTHAHNIGTTGDVSEDLKKRIAEIVKKDAPQCNQVYVSANPDFVQQMNQFMKSSAAGHPLTGFSSQFQDMVHRIFPTQEAGKTTQMNVSHPKRMHKMAPGVR
- a CDS encoding ketoacyl-ACP synthase III, coding for MPITRLHTKARITAFGSFVPERRLTNNELAAMVDTNDEWIVTRTGMKERRIADPGVYASDLAVKAANDLAERHGIDLRQVDAVLVATSTPDAFFPNTAALVQARLGMHHALALDISNACAGFVSGLQVGIGLIEAGLHQRVLVIGTEVLSQTVDYTDRSTCILFGDGAGAMLLEADDRRDSFMASLSATTGDTEAVLYRRATADRIGDVELREDGKLVQNGRVLYKWALQQIPIGVGKILSQLQLQADAVDWFVPHSANLRMIEAISERSGIPMERTLTSVTYYGNTSAASIPLAISLALAAGKLKPGDTTLLYGFGGGFSQAALLLRWPEVQ
- a CDS encoding ABC transporter permease subunit, whose protein sequence is MRRFRAIFRKELQAYFTSPASYVAFAVYMLISSMMFYLNFVMFQPSIIDFRLVSGNAVFMYVFVIPMLTMRLLADEFHQGTDELLLTSPARLSHIVIGKYAAALVVMVLLVGLSLLYPLIMSFFGPLDWPVLLTSVLGMLLLSATMAAVGLFASSLSQHQMVAAIAGVVMLLAFWLLDMPASTSPEWGSWIAPFAMNLRLESFMKGVISGADVLFFVTLSAVFIVLSIQVLDRKRWR
- a CDS encoding GldG family protein, with translation MKTWLRRGNAAMISAAVVGIFVLMTYIFQSFSGWQWDVTKNKSFTLSEQTLSALASIENPIAIKLFTTPNDDEVLVREVADMAEEYAKRNRNISFKRYDLLKEPSLAEQYKLTASSIVFEQGTQRKTVGLFEMFQAGDGYSYQFSGEEKMTQALRSLASDKKSKAYVLSGHQELPLAQMNVLRTSLEEDNVELEDLNLLQKGSIPEDANLIMIIGIKQDLSDKEAELLQKYVEGNGKLYIALGFNEKMATEWTNIDGLLKSLGVESTNSVAVEPSEGLLYDPFTIMPDYNEHQMTEKLIQYRMMMTLSLSIPLKLSENDTYEVQEILHTTEQAYGETDIPRLVQEGSEQDDKDIAGPLTLGSVVESKDGQPKAVIIGGSSYMADAYIYTQGNRDFALNSIHWLGENQDQVTIRPREKDAYQLAYLSPVQGKTILWVTVIGFPAVLLLIGAGLWWRRRYAS
- a CDS encoding helix-turn-helix domain-containing protein; this translates as MKGSDHKSKFLLTNREREVFELLVQDKTTRDIAQLLFISEKTVRNHISNVMQKLNVKGRSQAVVELIKLGELKI